Within Lolium rigidum isolate FL_2022 chromosome 5, APGP_CSIRO_Lrig_0.1, whole genome shotgun sequence, the genomic segment acttccctcgaagactgttgcgatcccctatacttgagggTCATCAAGTAGCAATAGTTAGTATCAAGCTagtcaagcaagatagcacccctcatgattagtgctagtgctaaatattaaaacttgattactctagatgggaacatgtgacttgaattgaatttgaaaccttggaatgatgaatcatttcattgaatgatttttggaagatgattatgaacaagagaagatagtgatttttgatataaaactgagattggtttggatgcgatacctttccaatttttgagtacccccacaatacctgattatgggtagggcttaactggaaatttatacttcttagtatgggttccctctgaacacacatcataggggttatgccgaggctgcctccgttgttgagaaatgatgtgaattgaggtgaattgtacgaccaagccctgtgcagttcccaggttgacagttggtcttcactgggaggccaagctcatggggagaggtgctcatactaggatttgtaagtgaaaggttatggttgatgatccgcgtactgtgttgcgACGATTCGgggaatcccgacggatgaaatcaaatgttgtggcacaagtgtgcaacctctgcagagtgtaaatctattcgaatagccgtgtccacggttacggacggttggaaaggccatacagtttccggtgtcagattttgaaaatgttggtgaaatgaatggtgacttggtgacttgttaaattacaacaaatgttgtgggaatgacactaatgttcccacttgagttagttagcacatgaataaatcTTTTATCCaacacttgtgaactaaaactggctttatgcaaattaaactagagcttagcaccccttactcaaGTTGTTAgcacttaccttagtattagtttgcaagtacttaaagtacttacggctttgtccctggctattcaaatgggcagagtatgaagatgaacagaactaccaaggagatgaccagcaggacgcctacgacaactaggagttttctgacgtcaagcgttggcctgtggactagagagtccctttatctttacgcttccgcctatgaacttgtgtttgttcgttgatcgatagatcaactatttgtgtaatatgaatcatgtgattcaagttgtaagacaatatggcttgtaataaatgatgactatgatattcgactattatgcctcgcaacaacattatcctgggattgcgatgaatgacataataggcatccggacttaaaaatccgggtgttgacaggataTCCCGGCCACGAACCACTGCGGTACGAGATTTGCCCGTCGAAGCACACCCGCGGTggagggggcgggggggggggcggccagcccggtggctagggtttccgcCGCCCAAGTCGGCCGTGCGGGACGACGCGGGGGCTTTCCTTCTCTAAAAGATAGCAATGTCCTCTTGTGTAAGGTAACTCACGAGGATGACTAGTGGCCAGCGTGTTGCAGAGAACTCTCATTTTGCAAACCGAAAGTATAAAAATGTTAAAAAGTATGAAATAGGAGGTTGACtaaagaacatgcaagatttagTTGGCTCAGTCGACTCGGCGTTAGAGACACCCAAATTTAATTGCCGTATGACAGTTTAAAGGCCGTCAATGTCGCGGGCTCTGCTGGCGGGCAAGCTCGGGGCGGGTGCCGGCGAGTTCCGCCAGGGCAGGCACGGGCAAGCTCGGAGCCGGCGCAGGCAGGGTAGGCGCACGCGAGCTCGAAGTAGGCTCTAGCGAGGCGGGCGCGACTGAGCACGGTGGTGGCATAGGCGAAGCTGGCGCGGGCGAGCCTTGCCCTGCTGCCCAAGGCCACCCAAGCGCAGAACCAACAGCTTCCGCCCACCACCGCACGCACCAAGGTCGCCGTGCCTCCACCTCGTTCTTCCCCTAGCTGCGCGCATCACCTCCTCTCGGTCCACACCCAAGCTGCCGCTCGATCCCGCCTTGGCCACCTCCGCACGCCCAACCGCACGCCCCGGCCCGCCCTCCGCCGTATGTTGCGCTAACCGAGATAGAGTAGTTAGAAGGGTAGTTTCTCTCACGGGATGGGACTCAAAGACAAGAAAGAGTCTCATGGTACTTCATCTTCTCAACAAATGAACATTTCATCGAATGCATATCAACTTCAATAATTGTCATAAAGGGGTAGTGTGGCCCCACCCATAGATCTCTGCTTCCTCTTACTATTTCATACCGGGTCACAAGTTCACAACAATCTACTCCTTCCATACCGATTTACAGGGTAATTACACATTTCGAGATAGAAATTTAACTACTAATTTGATccataaaatataagatatatatcataaAAATTATAAGTACTCttggaaacttcttttgaatgaatccaatataatttttgtgacatatattttgtattttgttgactaaatttgTAGTCAAACTTCTTTCTCGAAATGTGTAATTTCcctataaaccggtatggagggagtagtaaagaaTATTCAAGTACAACAATATATACAATAAATAAATAACCATAGAGACATAACGAGGCAAAAGCCGAGGCTTCTTATCGAGTTACACTTATCTTTAAAATCCCCATTATTTCACTTTATTATAAGCAACTAACTATACGAggcaagataaaaaaaaattcataaaCTATAGCTACACAAGCAGGAAAATATAGCTACACAAGCAAAATAATCACTCAACACAAATGGATCGTTCGTGCGTCTGTATCAAGCACTCAAGCCTCGGCGTAGAGGTGAGCCGGGAGCTTGGGCTCCACGACGGCCTCCAGCGGGAACTTGCGGGGCGTTGAAAGCCCGAAGATCTCCTCCATGTTCAGCTCCACGCCGTCGGGGAGCTTCCACTCGAACCCGTGCAGTAGGTTCGCCAGGCTCACCTGGATCACCTTCAGCCCAAGGCTGTATCCGGGACACATCCTGCGCCCCGACCCGAACGGCAGCAGCTCGTAATCCTGCCCCTTAACATCGAGCCTGCTGCCGATGAACCGCTCCGGCATGAACTCCTCCGGCGCGTCCCATAGCTCCGGGTCGCGGCCGATGGACCACACGCTGACAAGTACCCGGGTGCCGGCGGGGATGTCGTAGCCGCCGATGGACGTGTCCTCGCGGGAGAGGCGGGGCACCAGCATCGGCGCCACCGGGTGCAGCCGCATTGTCTCCTTGACGATGGCGTCCATGTAGGGGAGGCTCGGCATGTCCTTCTCGGTGACCCAGCGGCCTCGCCCGACAACACGGTCCAGCTCTTCGGTCGCCTTGGCAAACACCTCCGGCTTCTTCAGGAGCTCTGAGAGAGCCCATTCGACCGTCACCGCCGAGCTCTCTGTTCCCCCAGCAATAAGATCCTGCACGTGACACGGTGACGGTTAGTTAATATCAGAATATTGCGCTTGTGATCTGTAACTGAGGAAACGGTGAACAGAACAGCTGATGTGAATAACTGCGTGCACTGTCGCTACTTAGTGTATTGCCGTTCAGTACCAAAAAATATCATCTCATCTCTTTGCTGTTTCTCGGTGGAACTAAGTATACCTGTGTCTgagccccgcaaaaaaaaagtataCCTGTCTCTGCACTTGGTGTGGGACGTACTACTTATCAGCAACAATGGGCCCATTATATTCTACAGATTTCCGAGTTCAGATAAGTGGATATCAGTAGTTCTTACTGCGATTATCGACTCTACAGTCTACACCCATAGGTAAACCTCTCCAGATTTCAGAGTTCAAATAAGTGGATATCAGTGGCCCAGATTGATAGCGACAAGACTACATCTTTAAGTCAGCTCTGAACGATGATACGAAAGAAGATTTCGGTGGCAAGCGAGCGGGGAAGAAACAGAATTAGTTGATTGGGAAAGAAAGCACTGACCTGAGTGAAAGCCTTGACGCCCTCCCTGTTGAGCTTGACCTCGAGGTCGGGGTTGCTAGCGAACTGGAGCAGCACGTCGACCATGTCCTTGGCCACGAAGCTCTCCCCGTCGCGGCGGCGCTGCTCGCTGTGCTCGTCGACGACGTGCTCCAGGAAGCGGTCGAACATCTTGCtgagcttcttcatcctcttaatGTACCCCTGTAGGTCCATCCAGTCGAGGCACGGGATGGAGTCGCCGATGTTGAGCACGCCGTTGAGGAGGAAGAGCTCGTCGATCATCCACTTGAACTCGTCGGGCGTGGTGATCACCGCGCCGCTTTCGTCCCTCACCTCCTTCTCGAGGTACTTCTTGCCCATGACCATGCGCGTGATCACGTTGAGGCTCACGGTGGACAGGTAGTCCTTTATCACCAGGGCGcgtccggcgccggcggcggtggcgccgtGATGAAGGTCGCGGAGGAGGGCGAGCACCTCTTCACTGCGGATATACTCGTAGGACTGGAGGCGCCTGGCGCTGAAGAGCTCGGTGAGGCACATCTTGCGGGCCTGGCGCCAGTAGGCGCCGTAGGGGGACCAGGTGATGTCGCTGTAGTTGTAGGTGGTGTGCTTGCCGGCGGCAAACTTGGGGCGGTCGGTGAAGACGACGTCGTGGGTCTTCAGGAAGAACTTTGCCATGTCGACAGAGGAGCCGACGACGCAGGGGAATGAGCCGAACTGGAGCTGCATGAGCGGGCCGTACTGCTTGGAGAGCGCGTGGATGGAGCGGTGCGGGAGCGCGCCGATGAGGTTGAGGTTGCCGACGATCGGCCACGCCTTGGGACCCGGCGGGAGGTTGTACTTGCGGCTGCTtcggcggcggaggacggcgtTGAGGAAGAGCACCGTGGCGAGTACGACGCCCAGGAAGGACGCCCACTGAGGAAGCTCCATTGGGACAAGTAGCAAGTGGGTGTGGCCGAGTGATGTCTTGAGGCTTGAGCTGTGGCTGGTGTCTGGTGAGATGATGCTGAATCACAGAGCCGGCTACTTATAGATGTCGAGGTGGAAGAAGAGGGCATGCGAAACTCAGCCATGACTTGGTGGGAAAGGACGGGGAAATCGGAAAAAGACTTGGGAAAACTTGACGAACATACTAAAAATCTAAAAAACTGGTAGACAAGACCACAGGGGAGGAAACCTTGGCTTATTTTTTGAGGTCAGAGATTAGAGAAGAACAACAAACTCGGTTGAATATTAGCACCCCATAGTAGTTAACCTGGCTGGACTCGATCGCAACAAAATGACCCTACACAGAGCTCCCAACTGGACACACATACTACCTGCTCCTATTTTAGTCGGCGGTATAAACATCTATGCTATGTATATTTGCTACTCCGGTCCCAAAATACAAGGCATATAAGCTTAGCTAAAAGTCAATATATTCTAAATTTCATAAATTTTATACAAAAACTACaaacatataaaatataaaatcaatatcaatagatttagcataaagtatattttctcaATATATTTATGTAATACTGTTGACGTCGACACTTTTCCATAAGTATTTAGTAAAATTTAGTACGGTTTGATTTTAACTAATCTTATACgtcttatattttgggacagaAGAGTATATGATATTGATTCACATAAAAAATGGTGCGACCATGGGTGATCATCTTTTGAAGATAGTACAATTTCGCATAGCTTAGTGGAGTAAATATAATTTATTACCAATAATAAACATGGCTAAATTGAAAAAAAGTCGTGTTAACTAATTTGGAACAAAGGGAGTATCTAAAGGTATAgttgttgcacccccatggggcatgGAGAGACCATCCACGATGGCCACTCGGCGCGCAAGGGCTGGGCGCTCGCTCGCTCTCCTCTCCGCCGGGTCCACGTACCACCTCGTTATTGGCCCAGCCCAAAAAATCTCTCCATCCACGCGAGGCTAAAACCAACCCTATCCCGTTCCATTcgtctcctccccaatcccctcctcCTCGGCCGCCGCCACTGCTCGTGAAGTTTGGCCGGCCCTCCTCTCCGCCCCTGCTTCTCACCGCCGGCGGCCGACGCTGCACCGCGCGGGGATTGGGGGAGGTGCTCAGCAGGAGAAGCGCGAGGTGCCGCCTCACCTCGTCGTCCTCCCGATCCCAGCGCCCGGCCGCCAACCTCCTCTCCGCCCCTGCTTCTCGCCGCCGGCGACTGCGGCCGCAGCTGCACCGCGCGGGGATTGGGGGAGGTGCTCAGCAAGATAAGCGTGAGGCGCCGCCTCACCTCGTCGTCCTCCCGATCCCAGCGCCCCCGGAGCTCAGTCTCCGACGAGCGCGAGGGGAGGAGGACGCCGCCGACGAGAAGGCTGGGATGGAGATGGTGGCGTAGGAGGAGAAGATGCAGGGAGGCGCAAACGGGCAGGGGAGGGTCACAAGTGCGGGAAGAGCaagctagggttttcaccgcagcgGATTTCTTCCGTGGTGACCTCACGCGACCTCTCCCCATGACTGAGCACCATCCCCAGGTACAGTGGTTTTCCTTACCTTGGCTTCCCACCCCTTCCTTAAGTATCTCTTCATTACTCCATCACTAATTTGCAGCATTTGTCTCCACTACCGTGAGGCTACATGTGTGCACATGTGGTGTTTGTGCAAATGCCCATAGATAAATACTGCTCTGAGAAGATGCTGATGTTTGTGCATTTATTGTGTTTAATAGGGCTTGTTTTGCATTATGGATGTTTATAAAAGTTTGGTGACTATAAATGAAATGAAATAGAGATTGAGTAGTCATAGCCTGGATGCCACCaccatcaagatcaagatcaGGTGTTTGGGGCTGAACCTCGGCATTGTTGATCTGCAGATTCGTCTCCCTATCTCTGTTTTCATGTGTGTGTGTTGGCTGACAATCCTCTTCTTCCTTCAGTAGCTCAGAAAGTAGTATGGCCATGTGCTAAACTTATTTCTTGAATTTTGCTTCAAATATTGTATAACCTGTGATTGTTTCAATTTGTTCATGCTTGCTTTGTATTATGGACTCATGGCAAAAAGTTGTATATGCACATTTGCATGTATTATTTACTGAATAAATTTCCCTGTAGCTCACTGCATATGCAAGCTATGAATGTCAAAATTGCTCCATTAAGTTTTTCTTCATGAATGGTGCTtccgtttttgccagaaattaaaGAGATGGAATTTATACTGTTGGTGCACAAACAACTGTGATGGTTGTGGTCTCTGCTCTCTACTTTTCCAGTTGAGGTATCTCTCTTGGTCATAATGAGGTCATTACTTAATCTATATTGAGTTTAAAATTTCTTCTTGCTCTACCACATCAAGTAAATTCATGATCTTTTTGTAGCTATATATCCCAAAGTTTTGTTCTCATATTAGTTTCCAAGTAGTTGTATTTCTGTTTGTCAGAACTAAAGATGTAATCTCAAGTTCGGTGCAAATGGCATATCGTAGACGACGATCCGGAAGGAAGGTAGAATTGGACATGGCATCTCGATTCTTTGCATACTATTTTATGAATAATTGTACTAATAAGATCTGATCACCTAATGTTTTTCTTGAAAGGTGTAGACGGAAAATATGCCAGAAACAATCAAGGCATGGGATAGGATCCAAGAGCaagtgaagaaatatataagccTACCCATTCTGAACTGAACTTGGCACATGACATTTTTTTTATCAGAGAAAAGATTCTCCTTTATCAAAGGTATGTGGTAGTATTTTGAATGTAACTGACTTACTGCGGAGTTCATAATACCCATTCTGACTTACTGCAAAGATCATATTTAGAATGTAGCAGGACATATTGACAGTTAACAGTGTGAAATTCTTTTTATGCTGGTATCTGTTTGCATGTGCTATCAATTATTCCCTTTTCATATTTCTTTTATTACTTGGTTCCCACTTCCTATCCTTTCCACATACACATGTCATATACATCTGTCAATGCTTCATATCTATTATTACGTTTTTTCATTCTTATAATCCATATTTACTACATGCCTATGTTGTTACATTGTGCCCATATGTTCAAACCAGAGGACCAACCTATTTACACTTTCATATGATTTATTAACATAGAATAATTATATCTGattcttttattttaaaaacaggaTACTCAAATGAAGCCTATCCAGTTGCTTGTATTTATTTTAGCATAATGGATGTTATTTAACTCGGTGATCATTGATGTGGGATATCTTCATGCTATTTTTGATGGTTCTCATGTCGCGTTGTATGGTCAGTTCCCCTTACTTTCCCATTTGTATGTACAATAGTTTCCCTTCCTACAATTCGTGACTTTACTATAGTTCAATCTGCATGGGGCCCTCAGTGGTACAGGGTTTTGGCTCATTTTATGATGTCCCCATCCTCTAGAATACAGAACCAGAGATATGGAGTTGTAAGCTTTGTTCATTGATTTTTTCCAGTATCAAGGCCTTAAGCCTTTCTTCATGTTTGTAATATTCCTATCCAATGCAAATTAGCTCTGGTGTGTTACAACAGAAGCTCCTCAATAGCGCTGCCCTTGGACCACGACGACACAGCTCAACATGATTTCTGCATCTACAGGTTACATACTCTCCTTTAGATTTATTATCTCCAGTTCAATAAGGATTTCAGCCTGCCATAAATCCAAATTGGTTATTTGACTACTTGCTGTGAAGTTTCTAATTGTATGATGCAAGTGGAAATTTTCCATTTATATTTGACAGATTCATTCTTCTCTGAAATCTATTTCAGGCGTAATGTAAATTGTGTCCATGCAGTTAATTGTATTATTGCGATGATTCAAGTGCTCAAAATTCCTAAATATTGAAGGACTTTCTACTGCAGGAAGTTCAAGTGATGAAGGCCATCTTTTTTAATGTCTTGTTTTAATTTTGTAACTGCATCTCACATGTGATTCTCACCTCTGCTCCTCGCAGTTAAAGAACAAAGAAGTTTATTCTTTCGTGTGTGTGTTGCTTAGGCACGCATTGGGTTATAATGGTTTTAGTTCTTTGAATTTTCCATCTAATTGTTTATGGTTTCTAAGGGGAGATTGAGGATAACATAGTGTTGAATCTGAACcaatgcttgttctttatttcttGGGTACTGCAGTTTGCACTGACTGAGTTAAACTACTGAACTTCTTGCCAGGTTTGTGTTTCATGGCGAGCCATTTGACCTGAAGAAAAATGAATTGACCAATAGGGAAGATGGACCAAGCAATAGAATAGCCAAATCATGCACTTTGGACTGTAACAATGTTGACAAAATGGTTTTCCAGATATTTCACATAGCGGAGGCTACTGAAGTCAGTTCCCCAGGTTGCACTACCTTGCCTTACTCTATGTTTAATGTTGCAATGGTTTGATCATATTCCCGCACATAAGTTACCGTAGAGACTAGATAGTTCTATCCAGGGACAAATTGGTTTCCTGTAACATGTGTCACAGTTTCACTATTAACGATCCCGAATATTGATACTATGTTATGCTATCTAAAAATGTTCTTGTAGCTTCTGTTGTCATCAACTCATCTGTTAGTAGTTCCAAGGTGTGGCAACTTTTTGCTCTCTTTATGCAGATAGAACATCTTCTGAGTTTGGTATTGCTGATGTTCTTTCTGGTGTTTTGCAGGAGACAAGGAATGTAGTCTTTCATGTACCAATTAATGCTCAAAATTTCTATGCCATGAAGCATTGGTTCAGTTTCTTAAGAAACACCTATAGCTGCTGTCAATGTCGTTAACACTGAGCATATTATATTTTGGAGAGTTTGCCAGAGTGCATGCAACAATTATATATGCCTGAGGAATTTCTTGTTATCATCAGTAGTTTTGAGAGGCCTACTGAGAAGCATAGAATGGAGTATTTATCAGTGTTTATTAAATCACATTTCTTTATTCCTGAAATACTTAAAGATTTAAAGAAGGTGATTGTGTTAAATGATGACAGTGTGACCTCTCTTTCTCGTGGAATCTTGATATGGGAGATAAGTTGAATGCTGTTGTCGAGTTTTGTGGCCTGAGAATGGGACTAAAAACCTTCTCGGTGAGGCAACATATGATCCCCAGTCACGTGCATGATGTCTGGGTTGATATGATAAATTTAGAAATTTGGAGAGAGTATAATATTACAGAGAATTACCTGCAACTTCCGGAAAAGGTTGGTTTGTTCTCAGCCTGCTTTtacttcaagttcttaagcataTTCATCTTACTCCAAGATTTTTAGTTATCGTCCATGCTTGAAATAACGAGCCATTACTAGCTTATGCTCTACAATTTTAGTTCCCGCTTTTGATTTATTTAGTGTTTCAGTAGCCCCAATTAATCCATGTAAGGTATGCCGGTGTGTATTTGTAGTTTTGCGGTCAAAGAAAAATGAAGATCAGATCACAACATTTAGTGTGGCTTGCCAGGATAGAATAATCATGTCTATTTCACACATTTTTTTTTCTTACAGTTCACTGTACCCTTCGAAAATTTTGGACGTCACCTCTCTATGTAGGTTCCAACCTCCCAGTGTGCAACCTCCTCGCCGCTTCAAGTTTCGTCTGGTTCAGATTTAAGATGTGCGAGCTTTACttctttttcgagaaaacgcaaaagacttttgcgtttcatttcattggaaAGATAGATAGTTTTACAAGCCTCCTAGGAGGCGGGGTACAGATACAAGGAGTGACTCAGTGCACATCCCAGGTCGTCGGAAGCACTACCCTAATGCCCTTCGCGCCGACCCTAGCCCAAAGATCAGCCTCTTCGAAGATCTCCTGAACCAAGTCATGCACCGAGGACTGGGTTCTGTCAAACACGCAAGAATTGCGGTGTTTCCAGAGCATCCAAGGCGTCAGCAGGGTGAAGGAGTCCAGCCCTTTGCGCATAGGTTTAGGGGTCATCTGCCTGGCCTCGCGCCACCAGTCATCGAGGGAGGCGTCGTTGCTGTCCGGCGGCTGGCAGGTCATGCGGAGGCGAGCCAGCACTTCGTGCCAAACCTGTCGCGAGAAGGGACAGGCGAGGATGAGATGGTGCATGGTCTCGGGCATCTGGTCGCAGAGGAGGCAGCGAGGATGGTGCTGGAGGCCTCGTCTGGCAAGGCGTTGGGCAGTCCAGCAGCGATCCATGCCGGCAAGCCAAGTGAAAAACCTGACCCGCGGTGGCGTCCACGTCTTCCATGTAAGCTTCCAAGAGCTGGAGGCAGTGGAGCCATGGAATTACGCAAGGTAGCAAGACTTGGCGGTGTAGGTACCACTGGTTGTCCACTTCCAGACCAGCCTATCAGGCTCCATGCCAAGTGTTGTGCGCGAAACGGCCGCCCAGAGCGCCAGATATTTGCCAATCTTGTGCACGCCAAGGAGGCCGTGGATGTCCTGAGCCCAGGCGTTTCCAAGCAGCCCTTGGGCGACGGTCCTGACCTTGCGCCGGCGCTTGGGGATGCAACCGTAAAGGCTGGGCGCAATCTCTCGGACAGCGCGGCCCTCGATCCACCTGTCTTCCCAGAAGACAACGCGAGCTTTACTTCTAAGATTAATCATGGATAAGTAAAGCTCGCACATCTTAAATCTGAACCAGACGACACTTGAAGCGGCGAGGAGGCTGATGCCGAGAGCCAAGAGGCGAGTAACAG encodes:
- the LOC124653285 gene encoding trimethyltridecatetraene synthase-like produces the protein MELPQWASFLGVVLATVLFLNAVLRRRSSRKYNLPPGPKAWPIVGNLNLIGALPHRSIHALSKQYGPLMQLQFGSFPCVVGSSVDMAKFFLKTHDVVFTDRPKFAAGKHTTYNYSDITWSPYGAYWRQARKMCLTELFSARRLQSYEYIRSEEVLALLRDLHHGATAAGAGRALVIKDYLSTVSLNVITRMVMGKKYLEKEVRDESGAVITTPDEFKWMIDELFLLNGVLNIGDSIPCLDWMDLQGYIKRMKKLSKMFDRFLEHVVDEHSEQRRRDGESFVAKDMVDVLLQFASNPDLEVKLNREGVKAFTQDLIAGGTESSAVTVEWALSELLKKPEVFAKATEELDRVVGRGRWVTEKDMPSLPYMDAIVKETMRLHPVAPMLVPRLSREDTSIGGYDIPAGTRVLVSVWSIGRDPELWDAPEEFMPERFIGSRLDVKGQDYELLPFGSGRRMCPGYSLGLKVIQVSLANLLHGFEWKLPDGVELNMEEIFGLSTPRKFPLEAVVEPKLPAHLYAEA